A DNA window from Pirellulales bacterium contains the following coding sequences:
- a CDS encoding bifunctional riboflavin kinase/FAD synthetase has translation MNLIRDLADVPVSVRRSAVAIGNFDGVHRGHARIVERLIGRARELGGAAVVFTFDPHPALLLRPEQAPPPLTWTDRKAQLLADLGVDATIAYPTDEALLQLSAEEFFQRIVCDALDGRAIVEGPNFYFGRGRKGTIGVLRKLCNRANIPLDVVEPLELDGEHVSSSRVRRLVAAGQIEDANRLLTQPYRIRGMVRHGAARGTKIGFPTANVDAVDTLLPAPAVYAGRCTVAGRTWPAAINIGSNPTFGEHGLKVEVHLVGFHDSLYGQPLEVDFLARLRDIERFADVSLLKAQLQIDVQAAVAIHDRHS, from the coding sequence GTGAACCTGATTCGCGATCTTGCCGATGTGCCCGTTTCAGTCCGCCGCAGTGCTGTGGCGATCGGTAATTTTGACGGCGTGCATCGCGGCCACGCGCGGATTGTGGAGCGGCTGATCGGCCGTGCGCGAGAGTTGGGCGGCGCGGCGGTCGTGTTCACTTTCGATCCGCATCCTGCGCTGCTGTTGCGGCCCGAGCAAGCTCCGCCGCCGCTTACCTGGACCGATCGTAAAGCGCAATTGCTAGCAGATCTTGGCGTCGATGCGACGATCGCCTATCCGACGGACGAGGCATTGTTGCAGCTTTCGGCGGAGGAGTTTTTTCAGCGCATCGTATGTGATGCACTGGATGGCCGAGCGATCGTCGAGGGGCCAAACTTCTATTTCGGCCGCGGCCGGAAGGGGACGATCGGGGTGCTGCGAAAGTTGTGCAACAGGGCGAACATTCCACTCGACGTAGTTGAGCCGCTGGAGTTGGATGGCGAGCATGTTTCCAGTTCACGTGTTCGGCGACTCGTCGCTGCCGGCCAAATTGAGGATGCAAATCGATTGCTGACGCAGCCTTATCGCATCCGCGGCATGGTTCGTCACGGGGCGGCACGGGGAACAAAGATCGGCTTTCCGACGGCCAATGTCGATGCCGTCGATACCCTGCTACCGGCCCCAGCGGTGTACGCTGGCCGCTGCACGGTAGCTGGTCGGACTTGGCCGGCGGCGATCAACATCGGTTCGAACCCAACCTTTGGCGAACACGGCCTTAAGGTTGAAGTCCACCTGGTCGGCTTTCACGATTCGCTCTATGGGCAGCCGCTGGAGGTTGACTTCCTTGCCCGACTGCGCGACATTGAGCGTTTTGCCGACGTAAGCTTGTTGAAGGCGCAACTGCAGATCGACGTGCAAGCGGCTGTGGCGATCCATGACAGGCACAGCTAG
- a CDS encoding Uma2 family endonuclease encodes MIAAKQIERNFVDDYLADKDVAKVKHDSFGGFVYAMADARTAHNRVAAALNGWLYSNLRGRRCEPYNSDAKVRVRLPTQTRYYYPDGMVVCEPNPPESSYQDNPVVIAEVISEGIRRIDEGEQRDVYLTSPTLAAYLSIETDWPRVVIDFRSENGFAAEAYEEMDAVIAHEVVQIDRPLAEIDERVEFAST; translated from the coding sequence ATGATTGCCGCGAAACAAATTGAGAGAAATTTCGTCGACGATTACCTGGCCGATAAGGATGTCGCCAAGGTCAAGCACGATTCCTTCGGTGGCTTTGTGTACGCGATGGCGGACGCAAGAACAGCCCACAATCGCGTTGCCGCTGCTCTCAACGGCTGGTTGTACTCGAATCTGCGCGGTCGTCGGTGCGAGCCGTATAATTCGGACGCGAAAGTTCGGGTGAGATTGCCTACTCAGACGCGATATTACTATCCCGATGGAATGGTCGTTTGTGAGCCAAATCCACCGGAGTCGAGCTATCAAGACAATCCTGTGGTAATTGCCGAAGTCATCTCGGAAGGGATCCGTCGAATTGACGAAGGCGAGCAGCGAGACGTCTACTTGACCAGCCCCACGCTGGCGGCATACTTGTCGATTGAAACGGATTGGCCGCGCGTCGTGATCGACTTCCGCTCGGAGAATGGCTTCGCTGCAGAGGCCTACGAAGAGATGGATGCAGTGATCGCACACGAGGTCGTCCAGATTGACCGACCGCTAGCCGAGATCGATGAGCGGGTGGAGTTTGCTTCTACCTAA
- a CDS encoding Ppx/GppA family phosphatase, whose protein sequence is MNDKQIFLSTDLAHRLAAIDIGSNSVRLIVAEPYRGGDYRILDEEREPTRLGRALDSTGNLDPQAVELTLAALRRFKQIAAGYQVDELRTIATCAVREASNGQEFCRRVNSDVGIAVDVISSSQEARLAFYSVQRAFDLGGKNVVVADIGGGSTEIVLASGNVIESIASTALGTVRLSEMFGSGAVLTGKDYDQMVAHIDRILKKEARRAAFQPHLLIGSGGTFTSMAEMMMASRRQTGLPVRGYLLSQAEVSHMLDRLRKLPVKSRRQVPGLAPDRADIIVAGIAVVDRLMRRFKVNQLQVHSRGVRDGLLLTMIDDTLGMPSTDPGNRDAAIDRFAAACTGEHELAHGKHVALLAGRLFEQLAARFNLNLDDWPFLEAAARLQDVGYLINYDRHHKHSYHLILNSRLSGFRPRELELIANIARYHRGAKPKMKHANFRQLSAEDRRRVEQLSAILRLAGGLDRSHSQLVQDATIQFDQDCLDDARLVLSADFEPGVNLWGARRRVKYFHQMFGVKLAIEWLPPEHASDPRRGNEASAESLNGNAARDDRAKTDRSKNGKAAKRTGKSRRLPS, encoded by the coding sequence ATGAACGACAAGCAAATATTTCTGTCGACCGACCTGGCCCATCGCTTGGCGGCCATCGACATTGGTTCCAATAGCGTTCGGCTGATCGTTGCCGAGCCGTACCGTGGCGGTGACTATCGCATTTTGGACGAAGAACGCGAGCCAACGCGATTGGGCCGAGCGCTCGATTCCACCGGCAATCTCGATCCTCAGGCGGTGGAACTGACGCTCGCAGCGCTGCGCCGGTTTAAGCAAATTGCGGCCGGTTATCAGGTCGACGAATTGCGGACCATCGCGACTTGCGCGGTTCGCGAAGCCAGCAACGGCCAGGAATTCTGCCGCCGGGTCAACAGCGATGTCGGCATCGCGGTCGATGTGATCAGTTCCAGCCAGGAAGCGCGGCTGGCGTTCTACAGTGTGCAACGAGCGTTCGATCTGGGCGGCAAGAATGTTGTCGTGGCCGATATTGGCGGCGGTAGCACCGAAATCGTGCTAGCCAGCGGCAATGTGATCGAGTCGATCGCCTCCACAGCACTGGGCACGGTGCGGCTATCCGAAATGTTTGGCAGCGGCGCAGTCCTGACAGGCAAAGACTACGACCAAATGGTCGCCCACATCGACCGCATCTTAAAGAAGGAAGCCAGACGCGCCGCCTTTCAGCCGCACTTACTCATTGGTTCCGGCGGCACGTTCACCAGCATGGCCGAAATGATGATGGCCAGCCGGCGACAAACCGGCTTGCCAGTGCGAGGATATTTGTTGTCGCAGGCCGAAGTCAGCCACATGCTCGATCGGCTGCGCAAGCTGCCGGTCAAGTCGCGGCGGCAAGTTCCGGGGTTGGCACCCGATCGTGCCGACATCATTGTGGCCGGCATCGCGGTGGTCGATCGGCTAATGCGCCGCTTCAAAGTGAACCAATTGCAAGTTCATAGCCGCGGCGTGCGAGACGGACTGCTGTTAACGATGATCGACGACACGCTCGGCATGCCGAGCACCGATCCTGGGAATCGGGACGCGGCCATCGACCGTTTTGCCGCGGCATGCACCGGTGAACACGAACTGGCGCACGGCAAACACGTGGCGTTGCTCGCCGGACGGTTGTTCGAGCAACTGGCTGCGCGATTCAATTTGAATCTCGATGACTGGCCGTTTCTCGAAGCAGCCGCCCGGCTGCAAGACGTAGGCTACTTAATCAACTACGATCGGCACCACAAGCACAGCTACCATTTGATCCTCAATAGCCGACTGAGCGGCTTTCGCCCGCGTGAGCTGGAATTGATCGCCAACATCGCTCGCTACCATCGCGGCGCGAAGCCGAAAATGAAGCATGCCAATTTTCGACAGCTTTCCGCCGAAGATCGGCGGCGCGTCGAACAGCTTTCCGCGATTCTGAGACTCGCAGGTGGGCTCGACCGCAGTCACAGCCAGCTTGTGCAAGATGCGACCATCCAATTTGACCAGGACTGCTTGGATGACGCTAGATTGGTATTGTCGGCCGACTTCGAGCCGGGCGTGAATTTGTGGGGCGCCCGGCGCCGCGTCAAATATTTCCATCAAATGTTTGGCGTGAAGCTGGCTATCGAGTGGCTGCCGCCGGAGCATGCCTCGGATCCACGGCGCGGCAATGAGGCTTCCGCCGAGTCGTTGAATGGGAATGCCGCGCGCGACGACCGCGCCAAAACTGATCGCTCAAAAAACGGCAAGGCCGCAAAACGCACTGGCAAATCGCGACGTCTGCCGAGCTAA
- a CDS encoding cytochrome b N-terminal domain-containing protein produces the protein MSLFHWLDHRTGYREFIQEALYERIPGGARWRYVWGSTLVFAFVTQAITGIFLWMAYSPSAQTAWESVYYIQHEMSGGWLLRGIHHFMAQAMVVLLVLHLMQVVIDGAYRAPREINFWLGLVLMLIVLGLSLTGYLLPWDQKGYWATRVATNLMGIAPGVGPELQKVVVGDSEYGHHTLTRFFALHAGVLPALLVAFLVLHVALFRRHGICYKQPAKKPDTTFWPDQVFKDAVVCLVVLAVVLLLTIHFKAQAIVGGEANWSQMGAELGSPADSTTPYDARPEWYFLFLFQFLKLFEGMGERGEFLGAIVVPSVVFGLMCLMPLLGRWKLGHRFNICFIFALFLGIVWLTYSAIREDYRSEGTSAADLVKFAELAKLSKQIGS, from the coding sequence ATGTCACTTTTCCATTGGCTCGATCATCGCACCGGCTACCGGGAATTCATCCAGGAGGCACTGTACGAGCGAATCCCCGGCGGCGCACGCTGGCGATATGTTTGGGGCAGTACGCTGGTGTTCGCCTTTGTCACGCAGGCGATCACGGGGATCTTCTTGTGGATGGCCTATAGCCCCAGCGCACAAACGGCTTGGGAGAGCGTTTATTACATCCAGCATGAAATGAGTGGAGGATGGCTGCTGCGGGGTATTCACCACTTCATGGCCCAAGCGATGGTCGTGCTGCTGGTGTTGCATTTGATGCAAGTGGTCATCGACGGAGCGTATCGCGCTCCGCGCGAAATCAATTTTTGGCTGGGCTTAGTCCTAATGCTGATCGTGCTTGGCCTCTCGCTCACCGGTTATTTGCTACCGTGGGATCAGAAAGGCTATTGGGCCACGCGCGTGGCCACGAATTTAATGGGCATTGCGCCTGGTGTTGGTCCGGAGTTGCAGAAAGTAGTCGTCGGTGATTCGGAGTACGGCCATCACACGCTGACGCGGTTTTTCGCGCTGCATGCCGGTGTATTGCCGGCACTGCTCGTTGCCTTCCTCGTGTTGCACGTCGCACTCTTTCGGCGGCACGGCATCTGCTATAAGCAACCGGCGAAGAAGCCCGACACAACCTTTTGGCCCGATCAAGTGTTCAAAGATGCGGTGGTGTGCCTCGTTGTTTTGGCTGTCGTGTTGCTGCTGACGATTCACTTTAAAGCTCAAGCGATTGTTGGCGGCGAAGCGAATTGGAGCCAGATGGGAGCGGAACTGGGTTCCCCTGCCGATTCGACAACGCCCTACGATGCTCGCCCGGAATGGTACTTCTTATTTCTGTTTCAGTTTTTGAAACTCTTTGAAGGGATGGGCGAACGAGGGGAATTTCTCGGAGCGATCGTCGTGCCGAGCGTCGTGTTCGGCTTGATGTGCCTGATGCCGTTACTCGGTCGCTGGAAACTGGGGCATCGCTTCAATATCTGCTTTATTTTCGCACTATTTTTGGGTATTGTTTGGCTCACCTACTCTGCGATTCGGGAGGATTATCGGTCGGAAGGAACAAGTGCTGCCGACTTGGTAAAGTTCGCCGAGTTGGCCAAGCTGTCGAAGCAGATCGGCAGCGA
- a CDS encoding DHH family phosphoesterase, with protein MPINWSRFEDIVRSHERFLLVSHIRPDCDALGSELGMAGVLESLGKSVRIVNGQATPPNYLFIDPTRRIKAIHADVQPTELDDVQVLMVLDTSAWAQLGPMADVVKATKAKKVVVDHHISSDDLGAELFKDVEAEATGRLVLEAAQHLKIGLTPVIAAPLFAAIATDTGWFRFGSTRAGTYRAAATLIDAGAKPSEIYQALYEQDTIARLNLIGRTLGRAKVELDGRLIHTAVLQDDFKATGALPSDTEDVVNQTLTVGGARVAVIMVEQRDGGFKISFRSRTPSVDCSKLAEAFGGGGHKAAAGAFVAGPLEVAQAKVLDAVRAAMR; from the coding sequence ATGCCCATCAACTGGTCGCGATTTGAAGACATTGTCCGTTCGCACGAGCGGTTTTTGCTGGTAAGCCACATTCGCCCCGATTGCGACGCGCTGGGCAGCGAATTGGGCATGGCCGGCGTGTTGGAATCGCTCGGCAAGAGCGTACGAATCGTGAATGGCCAAGCGACGCCGCCGAATTATTTGTTTATTGATCCCACGCGGCGAATCAAAGCAATCCATGCCGACGTGCAGCCCACGGAACTCGACGATGTGCAAGTGTTGATGGTGCTAGACACCAGCGCCTGGGCACAACTTGGTCCGATGGCCGATGTCGTGAAGGCGACCAAAGCCAAGAAAGTCGTCGTCGATCATCATATCAGCAGCGATGACCTGGGCGCGGAACTCTTCAAAGATGTTGAAGCGGAAGCCACTGGCCGGTTGGTGCTGGAAGCCGCGCAACACCTCAAGATAGGACTGACGCCGGTAATCGCTGCGCCGCTGTTTGCGGCCATTGCAACCGACACCGGCTGGTTCCGATTCGGCTCGACGCGCGCCGGAACTTACCGAGCCGCGGCAACGCTCATCGACGCTGGCGCAAAGCCGAGTGAGATTTATCAAGCGTTGTACGAGCAAGACACGATCGCCCGGCTCAACCTCATCGGCCGCACGCTTGGCCGCGCGAAAGTAGAACTCGACGGAAGGCTTATTCATACCGCTGTGCTGCAAGACGATTTCAAAGCCACCGGTGCCTTGCCGTCCGACACCGAAGATGTGGTGAACCAGACGTTGACGGTGGGTGGTGCGCGAGTCGCCGTGATCATGGTCGAGCAGCGCGACGGCGGGTTCAAAATCAGCTTCCGCAGCCGCACGCCGTCGGTGGACTGTAGCAAACTTGCCGAAGCTTTCGGCGGCGGTGGTCATAAGGCCGCGGCCGGAGCTTTTGTCGCGGGTCCGTTGGAAGTTGCCCAAGCCAAGGTGCTTGACGCAGTGCGCGCCGCGATGAGATAA
- a CDS encoding Rieske (2Fe-2S) protein, which produces MGSLSGIDRMSSTPNTHEPSQLSDRAPLAEHRRGFFFRAVTAVVGVVLVVFPFAAGLSVFFSPLISKRKANGAGNNGYIRVAALDAIPKDGSPKRFAVITDLDDAWNHYRDVPIGSVYLRFAGGKVEALSTTCPHAGCFVNFDQQADCFKCPCHNSFFKLDGSIIEPSPAPRAMDDLKVEQKPNGEIWVKYENFYTGIEQQKVKS; this is translated from the coding sequence GTGGGCAGTCTTTCTGGAATCGACCGGATGTCGTCGACGCCCAATACTCACGAGCCGTCGCAGTTGAGCGATCGAGCGCCACTTGCCGAGCATCGACGTGGATTTTTCTTCCGCGCGGTTACCGCCGTCGTGGGTGTCGTCTTGGTCGTTTTTCCGTTTGCAGCAGGGTTATCGGTGTTCTTCAGCCCGTTGATAAGCAAGCGGAAAGCCAATGGCGCAGGCAACAATGGCTATATTCGTGTGGCCGCGCTCGATGCGATTCCCAAAGATGGCTCGCCCAAGCGATTTGCCGTAATCACCGATCTGGATGATGCCTGGAACCATTATCGTGACGTTCCAATCGGCTCAGTTTACTTGCGATTCGCAGGCGGCAAAGTCGAAGCGCTTAGCACCACGTGCCCGCACGCGGGCTGCTTCGTGAATTTCGACCAACAGGCCGATTGTTTCAAGTGTCCCTGCCACAATAGCTTTTTCAAACTCGATGGATCAATCATCGAGCCTAGCCCTGCTCCGCGGGCCATGGACGATTTGAAAGTCGAACAGAAACCCAACGGCGAAATCTGGGTAAAGTATGAAAACTTCTACACAGGCATCGAACAGCAAAAAGTGAAGAGTTGA
- a CDS encoding tetratricopeptide repeat protein translates to MPTMGGTNIKQLALGGGAFGPREVEQMVAALSEDPMAHRMLREATGEMEMSEDRSPAAEVRLGVCYYLLGRYQQAIETLRKGDGGALAQFYLAKSQFALEQYDAAIASFQAAAKAGYDSDVCALARAEALRVSGNAKAGLELLDSLSGAVEQSAEYLYQRGATVSALSGNPVEVVALFERAVSVDSKHSGALFGLAMENDRRGNDETALDLYERSVARYPSHIGSLLNLGILYEDRAQYEKAYACYHRVLETYPNHPRARLYMKDVQASRDMFFDEDEKRKRDRMAQMLSVPVTDFELSVRSRNCLQKMGIMTLGDLAKTSEAELLASKNFGETSLVEIREMMVSKGLALGMFAKETLEPEPIFEPETMTADEQALLDRPITELNLSVRARKCMVRLQINTVGELLRRTGDDLLECKNFGVTSLTEVREKLTLKGLKLRGD, encoded by the coding sequence GGGGCGTTCGGCCCGCGTGAAGTCGAACAAATGGTCGCTGCGCTTAGCGAAGACCCGATGGCCCACCGCATGTTGCGCGAGGCGACCGGCGAAATGGAAATGAGCGAAGATCGCAGCCCGGCGGCTGAAGTGCGGCTGGGGGTCTGCTATTACTTACTCGGCCGCTATCAGCAGGCGATTGAAACGCTGCGCAAAGGGGACGGCGGCGCGCTGGCCCAATTCTATTTAGCCAAGTCGCAGTTTGCCCTGGAGCAATACGACGCGGCAATTGCTTCATTTCAAGCGGCTGCAAAAGCCGGCTATGACTCGGACGTGTGTGCGCTGGCTCGCGCCGAAGCGCTGCGAGTTTCCGGCAATGCCAAAGCGGGCCTCGAGCTGCTCGACAGCCTGTCGGGCGCAGTCGAACAATCGGCGGAATACTTGTACCAGCGTGGAGCGACTGTTTCGGCGTTGAGCGGCAATCCGGTAGAAGTCGTGGCGCTGTTTGAACGGGCCGTTTCGGTTGATTCCAAGCACAGCGGCGCGCTGTTCGGCTTGGCGATGGAAAACGACCGTCGAGGCAACGATGAAACGGCGCTCGATTTGTACGAGCGCTCGGTGGCCCGATATCCGTCGCACATTGGCTCGCTGCTAAACCTCGGCATTTTGTACGAAGACCGGGCCCAATACGAGAAGGCTTACGCCTGTTATCACCGCGTGTTGGAAACCTATCCCAATCATCCCCGCGCGCGGCTGTATATGAAAGATGTACAAGCCTCGCGCGACATGTTCTTCGACGAAGACGAAAAGCGAAAGCGCGATCGGATGGCGCAAATGCTCAGCGTTCCTGTGACCGACTTCGAGTTGTCGGTTCGCAGCCGCAATTGCCTGCAAAAAATGGGCATTATGACGCTGGGAGATTTGGCCAAGACCTCCGAAGCCGAGCTATTGGCCAGCAAGAACTTCGGCGAAACGTCGTTGGTCGAAATCCGCGAAATGATGGTTTCCAAAGGTCTAGCGCTGGGCATGTTCGCCAAGGAGACGTTGGAGCCGGAGCCAATCTTCGAACCGGAAACGATGACGGCCGACGAACAGGCCTTGCTCGATCGACCGATTACCGAATTGAACCTCTCGGTGCGCGCCCGCAAGTGCATGGTACGATTGCAGATTAACACCGTCGGCGAACTCTTGCGCCGCACTGGGGACGACTTGCTGGAGTGCAAGAATTTCGGCGTTACCAGCCTGACCGAAGTACGCGAAAAGCTGACGCTCAAGGGATTGAAGCTGCGGGGCGACTGA